The Nocardioides pantholopis genome window below encodes:
- a CDS encoding TetR/AcrR family transcriptional regulator — translation MAPTPRAVNRAELTRAILDSATRQLAEVGPAALSVRAVARDLGLASSAVYRYVDSRDELLTRLLVRSYETLGAAAEGAVAPIDADDHAGRFAALAHALRGWARAHPHEYALLYGTPVPGYAAPADTVPSAMRITRALLGVVADAQAAGLRPPTALEPGSAEAAALEPVLAMTDPRLRPATAARGLMAWANLVGHVSQELFGHLHRGVLDYDAHFAHVVDQLSDDLGLRP, via the coding sequence ATGGCTCCCACCCCCCGCGCCGTCAACCGCGCCGAGCTCACCCGCGCGATCCTCGACAGCGCCACGAGGCAGCTGGCCGAGGTGGGCCCGGCCGCACTCTCGGTGCGGGCCGTGGCGCGCGACCTCGGACTGGCCTCCTCGGCCGTCTACCGCTACGTCGACTCCCGCGACGAGCTGCTCACCCGACTCCTGGTCCGCTCCTACGAGACCCTCGGCGCCGCCGCGGAGGGGGCGGTCGCGCCGATCGACGCCGACGATCACGCGGGCCGGTTCGCAGCCCTGGCGCACGCGCTGCGCGGATGGGCCCGCGCGCACCCGCACGAGTACGCCCTGCTCTACGGGACCCCGGTCCCCGGGTACGCCGCTCCTGCCGACACCGTCCCGTCCGCCATGCGGATCACTCGCGCCCTGCTCGGCGTGGTCGCCGACGCCCAGGCCGCCGGGCTGCGGCCACCCACCGCCCTCGAGCCCGGGAGCGCGGAGGCGGCCGCGCTCGAGCCGGTGCTCGCCATGACCGATCCCCGGCTACGGCCCGCGACGGCCGCGCGCGGCCTGATGGCCTGGGCCAACCTGGTCGGCCACGTCTCCCAGGAGCTCTTCGGCCACCTGCACCGCGGCGTCCTCGACTACGACGCCCACTTCGCGCACGTGGTCGACCAGCTCAGCGACGACCTCGGCCTGCGCCCGTGA
- a CDS encoding NAD-dependent epimerase/dehydratase family protein, with translation MSERHVVVGAGPVGRAVAGLLAERAHEVVLVSRSGSGPALDGVRREAADAADVDRLVGLTAGAEVLYNCINPPSYDVWATWWPPAAAAFLTAAEQSGAVLATAGTLYPYGPVGGPMTEDLPDAATGTKARIRAAMWAEARDRHEAGRLRAVEVRGSDYMGPGVASAHVAQVAPRALAGKAVRVFGRPDVPHSFTDVRDVARALVATAATPTAHGRVWHAPTGPARTQAETIGDVCRAVGRPPVPVRAWPGALLGVGGAVVPLLREMRETVYQFERPYLLDSSAIERELGLVPTPWDAVCRATAESALA, from the coding sequence ATGAGCGAGCGACACGTGGTGGTGGGGGCAGGCCCCGTCGGCCGGGCCGTGGCCGGGCTGCTGGCCGAGCGGGCGCACGAGGTGGTGCTGGTGAGCCGCTCCGGCTCGGGGCCGGCGCTGGACGGCGTACGCCGCGAGGCGGCCGACGCCGCCGACGTCGACCGGCTGGTGGGGCTGACGGCGGGGGCCGAGGTGCTCTACAACTGCATCAACCCGCCGTCGTACGACGTCTGGGCGACCTGGTGGCCGCCGGCCGCGGCGGCGTTCCTCACCGCGGCCGAGCAGAGCGGCGCCGTGCTGGCCACGGCCGGCACGCTCTACCCGTACGGACCCGTGGGCGGGCCGATGACCGAGGACCTGCCCGACGCCGCGACCGGCACCAAGGCCCGGATCCGGGCGGCCATGTGGGCCGAGGCCCGGGATCGCCACGAGGCCGGGCGGCTCCGGGCGGTCGAGGTGCGCGGGTCGGACTACATGGGGCCGGGCGTCGCCTCCGCCCACGTGGCCCAGGTGGCGCCGCGGGCGCTGGCCGGGAAGGCGGTGCGGGTCTTCGGTCGCCCCGACGTGCCGCACTCGTTCACCGACGTGCGTGACGTCGCGCGGGCCCTGGTGGCCACCGCGGCCACGCCGACGGCGCACGGCCGGGTGTGGCACGCGCCCACCGGTCCCGCGCGCACCCAGGCGGAGACGATCGGCGACGTGTGCCGGGCGGTCGGGCGGCCGCCGGTGCCGGTGCGGGCCTGGCCGGGGGCGCTGCTCGGGGTGGGCGGCGCCGTCGTGCCGCTGCTGCGCGAGATGCGGGAGACGGTCTACCAGTTCGAGCGGCCCTACCTGCTCGACTCCTCGGCGATCGAGCGCGAGCTCGGGCTGGTCCCTACCCCGTGGGACGCGGTCTGTCGGGCGACCGCCGAGAGCGCGCTGGCCTGA
- a CDS encoding ABC transporter ATP-binding protein produces the protein MTDPSTPRERNGRRNPDSRRADRRQLAESPVSLRRIARLFAPHRRRLSVVVALIVVSSLIGLAQPFLIRHVIDDALPRQDVRLLLLLVAGMVGVAVATAALGVVQTWLSTAVGQEVMHRLRSDLFSHLQRQSVGFFTRTRGGEVQSRIVNDIGSMQSVVTSTATSVAANVTVVLGTAVAMVALSWRLALISLVVLPPAVVLTRQVARMRHAVTSARQAKLADLHVQVEEGLSVSGVLLTKTVGAAPALARRFEDTSADLVGLEIRSQLAGRWRMATMTIVFAAVPAALYLAAGLPATSGGMTIGTLVAFVALQGGLFRPLMGLLNVGVDLTASLALFSRIFEYQDLPVEIDDPADPTPIGDVRGEVRLEHVGFSYGETDVLHDIDLVVPAGSSLALVGATGSGKSTLASLVARLHDPTSGTVRLDGVDLRELALADLADAVGVVTQETYLLHASVRDNLRHARPDATDDQIVAAARAARIHDLVVSLPDGYDTVVGSRGHRFSGGEQQRLAIARTLLRDPRVLVLDEATSALDNRTEREVQAALDELAEGRTTITIAHRLSTVRDADQIAVLDHGAVVELGSHEELLLRGGRYADLVRGGLDREAAA, from the coding sequence ATGACTGACCCCAGCACCCCCCGCGAGCGCAACGGACGCCGCAACCCCGACTCCCGTCGTGCGGACCGGCGTCAGCTCGCGGAGTCCCCCGTGTCGCTGCGCCGGATCGCGCGGCTCTTCGCACCGCACCGCCGGCGCCTGAGCGTCGTCGTCGCCCTGATCGTGGTCAGCTCGCTCATCGGCCTGGCCCAGCCGTTCCTGATCCGGCACGTGATCGACGACGCGCTCCCGCGCCAGGACGTCCGCCTGCTCCTGCTGCTCGTCGCGGGCATGGTCGGCGTGGCCGTGGCCACGGCCGCCCTCGGCGTCGTCCAGACCTGGCTCTCGACAGCTGTCGGCCAGGAGGTCATGCACCGCCTCCGCTCCGACCTGTTCAGCCACCTGCAGCGCCAGTCGGTCGGGTTCTTCACCCGCACCCGCGGCGGCGAGGTCCAGTCGCGCATCGTCAACGACATCGGCTCGATGCAGTCGGTGGTGACCAGCACTGCCACCTCGGTGGCCGCCAACGTCACAGTAGTCCTCGGCACGGCCGTCGCGATGGTCGCGCTCAGCTGGCGGCTCGCCCTGATCTCGCTGGTCGTCCTGCCCCCGGCCGTGGTGCTGACCCGCCAGGTGGCCCGGATGCGGCACGCGGTGACGAGTGCACGCCAGGCCAAGCTCGCCGACCTGCACGTGCAGGTCGAGGAGGGCCTCTCGGTCAGCGGCGTGCTGCTGACCAAGACCGTCGGCGCGGCCCCCGCCCTGGCGCGCCGCTTCGAGGACACCTCCGCGGACCTCGTGGGCCTGGAGATCCGCTCCCAGCTCGCGGGTCGCTGGCGGATGGCCACGATGACGATCGTCTTCGCCGCCGTCCCGGCCGCCCTCTACCTCGCCGCTGGACTGCCGGCCACGTCGGGCGGGATGACCATCGGCACGCTGGTCGCGTTCGTAGCCCTCCAGGGCGGGCTCTTCCGGCCACTCATGGGACTGCTCAACGTGGGCGTCGACCTGACCGCCTCCCTGGCCCTCTTCAGCCGGATCTTCGAGTACCAGGACCTGCCCGTCGAGATCGACGACCCCGCCGACCCGACCCCGATCGGGGACGTGCGCGGCGAGGTCCGGCTGGAGCACGTGGGGTTCTCCTACGGGGAGACCGACGTGCTCCACGACATCGACCTGGTCGTCCCGGCCGGCTCCTCGCTGGCACTGGTCGGCGCCACCGGGAGCGGCAAGAGCACGCTGGCGTCCCTGGTCGCGCGGCTGCACGACCCGACCAGCGGGACCGTCCGCCTGGACGGGGTCGACCTGCGCGAGCTGGCGCTCGCCGACCTCGCCGACGCCGTCGGCGTGGTCACCCAGGAGACCTACCTGCTGCACGCCTCGGTGCGCGACAACCTGCGGCACGCGAGGCCGGACGCCACGGACGACCAGATCGTCGCCGCGGCGCGGGCCGCCCGGATCCACGACCTCGTCGTCTCCCTGCCCGACGGCTACGACACGGTGGTCGGCTCGCGCGGCCACCGATTCTCCGGCGGCGAGCAGCAGCGCCTGGCCATCGCCCGCACGCTGCTGCGCGACCCGCGGGTGCTGGTCCTCGACGAGGCGACCAGCGCGCTGGACAACCGGACCGAGCGCGAGGTGCAGGCCGCCCTCGACGAGCTCGCCGAGGGCCGCACCACGATCACGATCGCCCACCGGCTCTCCACCGTGCGCGACGCCGACCAGATCGCCGTCCTGGACCACGGGGCGGTCGTCGAGCTGGGCAGCCACGAGGAGCTGCTGCTGCGCGGCGGGCGGTACGCCGACCTGGTGCGCGGCGGCCTGGACCGGGAGGCGGCCGCCTGA
- a CDS encoding MarR family winged helix-turn-helix transcriptional regulator, translated as MPPPSAASTGDLLTAVARSLRRRYAAAFAEWDVTPAQARALRVATEHEGARLSVIAEHLQIAPRSATEVVDALEARGLVERRPDPGDRRATSVVPSPEGLRLRRLLDEARRHAAEELLGRLGPADRAELDRILALLVDP; from the coding sequence GTGCCGCCTCCCTCCGCCGCCTCGACCGGCGACCTGCTGACCGCCGTGGCCCGCTCGCTGCGCCGCCGGTACGCCGCGGCGTTCGCGGAGTGGGACGTGACTCCGGCCCAGGCGCGGGCCCTGCGGGTCGCGACCGAGCACGAGGGGGCGCGGCTCTCGGTGATCGCCGAGCACCTGCAGATCGCCCCCCGGTCCGCGACCGAGGTCGTCGACGCGCTGGAGGCCCGCGGGCTGGTGGAGCGCCGCCCGGACCCCGGTGACCGGCGCGCCACGTCGGTCGTCCCCAGCCCGGAGGGGCTGCGGCTGCGGCGGCTGCTCGACGAGGCCCGCCGACACGCCGCCGAGGAGCTGCTGGGGCGGCTGGGCCCGGCGGACCGGGCCGAGCTGGACCGGATCCTCGCGCTGCTGGTCGACCCCTAG
- the coaE gene encoding dephospho-CoA kinase, whose product MRVGLTGGIASGKSTVSAILAELGAVVIDADQIARQVVAKGTPGLAAVVEAFGPEILTAEGEMDRAAVGAIVFADAGRRKVLEGIVHPLVFERYAELEAAADPDAVVVHDIPLLAEGGRADTFDAVVVVDVPVETQVERMLRERGMSREDAEARIAAQATREQRRAIATYVIDNTGTLEDLRQRVVEVFESLVTGARPA is encoded by the coding sequence ATGCGGGTGGGACTCACGGGCGGCATCGCGTCGGGCAAGAGCACGGTCTCGGCGATCCTCGCGGAGCTCGGGGCGGTGGTCATCGACGCCGACCAGATCGCCCGCCAGGTCGTGGCGAAGGGAACCCCCGGCCTCGCCGCGGTGGTCGAGGCGTTCGGCCCGGAGATCCTCACGGCCGAGGGTGAGATGGACCGGGCGGCCGTCGGCGCGATCGTGTTCGCCGACGCGGGGCGGCGCAAGGTGCTGGAGGGGATCGTGCACCCGCTCGTCTTCGAGCGGTACGCCGAGCTCGAGGCCGCCGCGGACCCCGACGCCGTGGTCGTGCACGACATCCCCCTGCTGGCCGAGGGCGGCCGCGCCGACACCTTCGACGCGGTCGTCGTCGTCGACGTGCCGGTCGAGACCCAGGTCGAGCGGATGCTGCGCGAGCGGGGGATGAGCCGCGAGGACGCCGAGGCCCGGATCGCGGCCCAGGCCACCCGCGAGCAGCGCCGCGCCATCGCGACGTACGTCATCGACAACACCGGGACGCTCGAAGACCTCCGCCAGCGTGTGGTGGAGGTCTTCGAGAGCCTGGTGACCGGGGCCCGGCCGGCCTGA
- a CDS encoding sigma-70 family RNA polymerase sigma factor, with the protein MATRTAAAGTREIEGRDSVGLYLDEIARNPLLDAAAEVELSKAIEAGLLAEHLLQEGRVGRRKGGAPMSANREELEWLAEEGRKAVDTFITANLRLVVSIARKYGRAQMPMLDLIQEGNTGLIRAVEKFDYTKGYKFSTYATWWVRQAITRGIAQQARVVRLPVHVVEELNQVGGARRTLERQLGRDPEPHEIATELGMELERVIDLMSWGREHVSLDSPVDEDGDTSLGDLMAQETSPSPDLTVLDVESRDRLNSLVGHLDDRAADIIRSRYGLVDGRQHKLADIGTKHGISAERVRQLEREALQKLRRIADPDLASGSSAA; encoded by the coding sequence ATGGCTACACGAACCGCAGCGGCCGGGACGCGCGAGATCGAGGGCCGCGACAGCGTCGGCCTGTACCTGGACGAGATCGCCCGCAACCCGCTGTTGGACGCGGCCGCCGAGGTCGAGCTCTCCAAGGCCATCGAGGCGGGGCTGCTCGCCGAACACCTGCTCCAGGAGGGCCGGGTCGGGCGCCGCAAGGGCGGCGCCCCGATGTCGGCCAACCGCGAGGAGCTGGAGTGGCTGGCCGAGGAGGGCCGCAAGGCCGTCGACACGTTCATCACCGCGAACCTGCGCCTGGTGGTCTCGATCGCCCGCAAGTACGGCCGGGCCCAGATGCCGATGCTGGACCTGATCCAGGAGGGCAACACCGGCCTGATCCGCGCGGTCGAGAAGTTCGACTACACCAAGGGCTACAAGTTCTCGACCTACGCGACCTGGTGGGTGCGTCAGGCGATCACCCGCGGCATCGCCCAGCAGGCCCGCGTGGTCCGGCTCCCCGTCCACGTGGTCGAGGAGCTCAACCAGGTCGGCGGCGCCCGCCGCACCCTGGAGCGCCAGCTCGGCCGCGACCCGGAGCCCCACGAGATCGCCACCGAGCTCGGCATGGAGCTGGAGCGGGTCATCGACCTGATGTCGTGGGGCCGCGAGCACGTCAGCCTCGACTCCCCCGTCGACGAGGACGGCGACACCTCCCTGGGCGACCTGATGGCTCAGGAGACCTCCCCCAGCCCCGACCTGACGGTCCTCGACGTCGAGTCGCGCGACCGGCTCAACTCGCTGGTCGGGCACCTCGACGACCGCGCGGCCGACATCATCCGCTCCCGCTACGGCCTCGTCGACGGGCGCCAGCACAAGCTGGCCGACATCGGCACCAAGCACGGCATCTCCGCCGAGCGGGTCCGCCAGCTGGAGCGGGAGGCGCTGCAGAAGCTGCGCCGGATCGCCGACCCGGACCTGGCGAGCGGGTCCTCCGCCGCCTGA
- a CDS encoding S9 family peptidase, with amino-acid sequence MPDTPHQPPVADRRPSTREIHGRTRVDDYEWLRDKDAPEVVAYLEAENAWTEQRTAHLADLRQTIFEEIKGRTRETDLSVPTRNRGYWYYGRSFAGKEYGASCRVPVADPDDWTPPRPAEDCAPDQPALPGEQVLLDLDALAAGHDFFSLGGSAVSLDDRLLAYAVDVVGDERYTVRFTDLDSGEQLPDELTDVLGGVTWHPDNTSCFYSTVDETWRPDKVWRHRLGTPQSEDELVLHEPDGRFWTGIGRSRDARFLMIAVGSKTTTEYHYLDTADPDAAWQLFAPRREDLEYSLEPARIAGEEVFLVHHNATGPDFEIGVAPIAPTPPEQWRPLVPHDPEVRLEGVDAFAGHLVVHQRSRGLTQLRILELDADAGAGVGDDYLVEFDEPVYTVGAGSNPGFDQPTVRLGYTTMAVPPSVYDYDVRTRELTLLRRTPVLGGYDPADYEEHRLWATAEDGERVPISIVCRIGAREGVGGGADPVPTLLYGYGAYEASMDPYFSVGRLSLLDRGAAFAIAHVRGGGEMGRRWYDQGKLMHKQNSFSDFVACARHLVETGWADPATLVAEGGSAGGLLMGAVANQAPELFGGIVAQVPFVDNLTTMLDATLPLTVTEYDEWGNPEADPEVYDYIASYAPYDNVVAQDYPPILAETSLNDTRVLYVEPAKWVARLRAVTGNPDVLLRTEMSAGHGGVSGRYQAWHDRAFSLAWILDRMGLAGGGEPGRG; translated from the coding sequence ATGCCCGACACCCCGCACCAGCCCCCGGTCGCCGACCGACGCCCCAGCACCCGCGAGATCCACGGCCGCACCCGCGTCGACGACTACGAGTGGCTGCGGGACAAGGACGCCCCCGAGGTCGTCGCCTACCTCGAGGCCGAGAACGCCTGGACCGAGCAGCGCACCGCCCACCTGGCGGACCTGCGGCAGACGATCTTCGAGGAGATCAAAGGCCGGACGAGGGAGACCGACCTGTCGGTCCCGACCCGGAACCGGGGCTACTGGTACTACGGGCGCTCCTTCGCCGGCAAGGAGTACGGCGCGAGCTGCCGGGTCCCGGTGGCGGACCCCGACGACTGGACCCCGCCGCGGCCGGCCGAGGACTGCGCCCCCGACCAGCCCGCCCTGCCGGGCGAGCAGGTCCTGCTCGACCTCGACGCCCTCGCCGCGGGCCACGACTTCTTCTCCCTCGGCGGCTCGGCGGTCTCCCTGGACGACCGGCTGCTCGCGTACGCCGTGGACGTCGTGGGCGACGAGCGCTACACGGTCCGGTTCACCGACCTGGACTCCGGCGAGCAGCTGCCCGACGAGCTCACCGACGTGCTCGGCGGGGTCACCTGGCACCCCGACAACACCAGCTGCTTCTACTCGACGGTCGACGAGACCTGGCGCCCCGACAAGGTCTGGCGGCACCGGCTCGGCACGCCCCAGTCCGAGGACGAGCTGGTCCTGCACGAGCCCGACGGGCGGTTCTGGACCGGGATCGGCCGCAGCCGCGACGCCCGGTTCCTGATGATCGCGGTCGGGTCGAAGACCACCACCGAGTACCACTACCTCGACACCGCCGACCCCGACGCCGCCTGGCAGCTGTTCGCGCCGCGGCGCGAGGACCTCGAGTACTCCCTCGAGCCGGCCCGGATCGCCGGCGAGGAGGTGTTCCTGGTCCACCACAACGCCACCGGCCCGGACTTCGAGATCGGCGTCGCGCCGATCGCGCCGACCCCGCCGGAGCAGTGGCGCCCGCTGGTCCCCCACGACCCCGAGGTCCGGCTCGAGGGCGTGGACGCGTTCGCCGGGCACCTGGTCGTCCACCAGCGCAGCCGGGGCCTGACCCAGCTGCGGATCCTCGAGCTCGACGCGGACGCGGGCGCCGGCGTCGGGGACGACTACCTCGTGGAGTTCGACGAGCCCGTCTACACGGTCGGCGCCGGCAGCAACCCCGGCTTCGACCAGCCGACGGTCCGGCTGGGCTACACCACGATGGCCGTGCCGCCCTCGGTCTACGACTACGACGTGCGGACCCGCGAGCTCACGCTGCTGCGGCGTACGCCGGTCCTGGGCGGCTACGACCCGGCCGACTACGAGGAGCACCGGCTCTGGGCCACCGCCGAGGACGGCGAGCGGGTGCCGATCTCGATCGTGTGCCGCATCGGCGCCCGGGAGGGCGTCGGCGGCGGCGCGGACCCGGTGCCGACGCTGCTCTACGGCTACGGCGCCTACGAGGCCTCGATGGACCCGTACTTCTCGGTGGGCCGGCTCTCGCTGCTCGACCGGGGCGCGGCGTTCGCGATCGCCCACGTGCGGGGCGGCGGCGAGATGGGCCGCCGGTGGTACGACCAGGGCAAGCTGATGCACAAGCAGAACTCGTTCTCGGACTTCGTCGCGTGCGCCCGCCACCTCGTCGAGACCGGGTGGGCGGACCCGGCCACGCTGGTCGCCGAGGGCGGCAGCGCCGGTGGGCTGCTGATGGGGGCGGTGGCGAACCAGGCGCCCGAGCTGTTCGGCGGGATCGTCGCCCAGGTGCCGTTCGTCGACAACCTGACCACGATGCTCGACGCCACCCTCCCGCTGACCGTCACCGAGTACGACGAGTGGGGCAACCCCGAGGCGGACCCGGAGGTCTACGACTACATCGCCTCCTACGCGCCCTACGACAACGTGGTGGCCCAGGACTACCCGCCGATCCTCGCGGAGACCTCCCTCAACGACACCCGGGTGCTCTACGTCGAGCCCGCGAAGTGGGTGGCCCGGCTGCGCGCGGTCACCGGCAACCCCGACGTGCTGCTGCGCACCGAGATGTCGGCCGGCCACGGCGGCGTGTCCGGGCGCTACCAGGCCTGGCACGACCGGGCCTTCTCGCTGGCGTGGATCCTGGACCGGATGGGGCTGGCGGGCGGCGGGGAGCCGGGCCGGGGCTGA
- a CDS encoding 5-oxoprolinase subunit PxpA: protein MATPTIDLGEEVTDDAGLLAVVSSANVACGYHAGSVPIMRAVCEQAALLGVAVGAQVSYADRENFGRVARDVPGDVLREQVAHQVGTLGEIAAAAGTTVSYVKPHGALYHRVLDDEEQAAAVLAGSGVLPLLGMPGALLSGAERSGRRAWLEGFPDRGYGADGRLLPRGRPGALMETEAEIAAQAVRLAGSVDSVCVHGDSPGAVASARAVRRALEQTGFRIASL from the coding sequence ATGGCGACCCCGACGATCGACCTCGGCGAGGAGGTCACCGACGACGCGGGCCTGCTGGCCGTGGTCTCCAGTGCCAACGTGGCGTGCGGCTACCACGCCGGGTCCGTGCCGATCATGCGTGCCGTGTGCGAGCAGGCAGCGCTGCTCGGCGTCGCCGTCGGCGCCCAGGTCTCCTACGCGGACCGGGAGAACTTCGGCCGCGTCGCCCGCGACGTGCCGGGGGACGTGCTGCGCGAGCAGGTGGCCCACCAGGTCGGCACGCTCGGTGAGATCGCGGCGGCCGCGGGCACCACCGTGAGCTACGTCAAGCCGCACGGCGCGCTCTACCACCGGGTCCTCGACGACGAGGAGCAGGCGGCCGCCGTCCTGGCCGGCTCCGGCGTACTGCCGCTGCTCGGCATGCCGGGCGCGCTGCTCTCCGGCGCCGAGCGCAGCGGCCGCCGGGCGTGGCTGGAGGGCTTTCCCGACCGGGGGTACGGCGCGGACGGGCGGCTGCTGCCGCGCGGGCGCCCCGGGGCGCTGATGGAGACCGAGGCCGAGATCGCGGCCCAGGCGGTCCGGCTCGCCGGCAGCGTGGACTCGGTCTGCGTGCACGGCGACAGCCCCGGCGCGGTGGCCTCGGCCCGCGCGGTGCGCCGGGCGCTGGAGCAGACCGGCTTCCGGATCGCTTCCCTGTGA
- a CDS encoding SDR family oxidoreductase, with protein MSNVVITGSTKGIGNGLAREFLRRGHSVVVTGRTSQAVDEAVGKLGPDATGGALALGRATDVTDVEQVQALWDHAVAELGRVDLWVNNAGVANTTAAIVDTTPEDVRGMVSTNMLGTIFGSQVAVRGMLAQGAGQIFNVLGGGSDGRIRPNMGVYAATKRGLDMFTRALVKETKDTGVRVGQVRPGMLITDGWLREAAVAPEQVSGQRKILNILCDHVDDVAPYLVEKMLASTRSGEEIAWLTNGRMMRKFLSPKQDVLTRYGL; from the coding sequence ATGAGCAACGTGGTCATCACCGGCAGCACCAAGGGCATCGGCAACGGGCTGGCCCGGGAGTTCCTGCGTCGCGGGCATTCCGTGGTCGTCACGGGTCGCACGTCCCAGGCCGTCGACGAGGCCGTCGGCAAGCTGGGCCCGGACGCCACCGGCGGCGCCCTGGCGCTCGGGCGGGCCACCGACGTCACCGACGTCGAGCAGGTCCAGGCGCTGTGGGACCACGCCGTCGCCGAGCTCGGCCGCGTCGACCTGTGGGTGAACAACGCCGGCGTCGCCAACACCACCGCCGCGATCGTCGACACCACGCCCGAGGACGTCCGCGGCATGGTGAGCACGAACATGCTCGGCACGATCTTCGGCTCCCAGGTCGCCGTGCGCGGGATGCTCGCCCAGGGCGCCGGGCAGATCTTCAACGTCCTCGGCGGCGGCAGCGACGGCCGGATCCGCCCCAACATGGGCGTGTACGCCGCGACCAAGCGCGGCCTGGACATGTTCACCCGGGCGCTGGTCAAGGAGACCAAGGACACCGGCGTGCGGGTCGGCCAGGTCCGGCCCGGGATGCTGATCACCGACGGCTGGCTGCGCGAGGCGGCGGTCGCCCCCGAGCAGGTCTCCGGCCAGCGCAAGATCCTCAACATCCTCTGCGACCACGTCGACGACGTCGCGCCGTACCTGGTGGAGAAGATGCTGGCCAGCACCCGCTCGGGCGAGGAGATCGCCTGGCTGACGAACGGCCGGATGATGAGGAAGTTCCTCTCGCCCAAGCAGGACGTGCTCACCCGCTACGGGCTCTGA
- a CDS encoding 5-oxoprolinase subunit B family protein, with protein sequence MRARSAGPGAVLVEVDDAAAALSLATWARARGVGAVEVVPAAATVLFDGVDDPAGLPAALAGWTPQQEPPTGGPVEIRVRYDGEDLDDVARIWGTTREGVVARHTGLELVSAFCGFAPGFAYLAGLPAELAVPRLDTPRARVPAGAVAVADRWCGVYPTASPGGWRILGRTTAVLWDPDRDPPALLAPGTPVRFVAG encoded by the coding sequence ATGCGCGCGCGATCCGCCGGCCCCGGCGCCGTCCTGGTCGAGGTCGACGACGCCGCCGCCGCGCTGTCGCTGGCGACCTGGGCCCGCGCCCGCGGCGTGGGGGCCGTCGAGGTGGTCCCCGCGGCCGCGACCGTGCTCTTCGACGGAGTGGACGACCCGGCGGGGCTGCCGGCCGCGCTGGCCGGCTGGACCCCGCAGCAGGAGCCACCGACCGGTGGTCCGGTGGAAATCCGCGTGCGCTACGACGGGGAGGACCTCGACGACGTGGCCCGGATCTGGGGGACCACCCGCGAGGGCGTCGTGGCCCGGCACACCGGCCTGGAGCTGGTCTCGGCCTTCTGCGGGTTCGCGCCCGGCTTCGCCTACCTCGCCGGGCTGCCCGCCGAGCTCGCGGTGCCGCGCCTGGACACGCCCCGGGCCCGGGTCCCGGCCGGGGCGGTGGCCGTGGCCGACCGGTGGTGCGGCGTCTACCCGACCGCCTCCCCGGGCGGCTGGCGGATCCTCGGACGGACGACGGCGGTGCTCTGGGACCCCGACCGCGACCCGCCCGCGCTCCTGGCCCCCGGGACCCCTGTCCGGTTCGTGGCCGGATGA